The proteins below are encoded in one region of Syngnathus acus chromosome 2, fSynAcu1.2, whole genome shotgun sequence:
- the ccdc30 gene encoding coiled-coil domain-containing protein 30 isoform X1 — protein sequence MDHKEVHTELDQISARLQQDGLLPEASPEERQCHLWRRLLDTEAELQQSSQELCTLRSQQANEMKEVDSYVEHIRGLLQQRECITADYERDNEQLQKELHRIRQQQEIQSKELAEMLAQEDLGEMGLSSPSEQVAYLLVERATLLERLEAAERRLERQSLSGNVRDVQIQGPSQTPWKKLFGLRKSAQNKNNITPAHNEELSREHNERRRLERDLEEASSRLEMAHQEIRRLNNELDVAKSNSLDPCGSELQETLQELDILKREVDKLKQCDMMKLQQAKDERDRLDVDNQSLREMVSSLESEKKKLLVQLETRHMNKDASLKEDGRQNGRCSELHMSGISTKDSDPTHKRCHAAIEDKQVQVRELERQLQRLRKEQEELEERNEELEALLGEAQNASKEERLRHDGDLEGLHRRIKNLEGELKKQETQEKLLKNGEEVKSTESFLQLHLRDSGPERMALLEARLTEEKDWRKQLELDLSAAQAALKKDKEALQIGERELKKLRLEVNSLTTECQQGKTLIKGLNQVKGEKAVLEEKLAQMERAHRRLQSELERHKDANHTQKNLRDNRIQVDQLQEQAEQLTNQLISLQKEHSTLRNEMASEQRQVVELQAKLSDSIQKKLEVEEERVKLQLEIQHLKEQLQQHQGQLCLDNETLCGNLKSLRSESAFGPVEKTNEKRLDQSLGIVLSQKAEEAKHLKQDLQRVQSLFTSAERELRYEKEKNLDLKRHNTLLDNEKLKISAELNQAQTKLAQVEQSLHTQMAASERQQQRIRELELELARNSANRSVAKSLQEELQAERAKVITADKKVVELQQQLKTTQHRLHMEEARSSESSRLEQDSKDLSDTLTSLRAQQQEDHIKRKLLEQREEELQHQVHSLRLKEASLTRTNAELSHRAQQMEAELNKAREEIKDDQASCRRLKDDLAASQLDCDRMQGELKQVFLQLNTYVRKYDEKQSRHKSKLHQAKQVFLQATAQRDNTIQKLENDLALATSLLNKEKENIHSVMEENEKLLEERRRLLLKISEAEELGSNGMRAASTVQHRVIVLEAENGRLQDQTLRLSSQVSSLERALRNAQSFNSNENSKKVFCDSIMQTSNLSLTSSSYDPWELLDAISRTKCQHMSEGTRTSVSTQQPSEQGYLNLVSPLLPPDAILGSPNSSDDT from the exons ATGGACCACAAAGAG GTGCATACAGAGCTGGACCAGATATCCGCACGGCTCCAGCAGGATGGGTTGCTTCCGGAGGCTAGTCCCGAAGAGCGCCAGTGCCACCTTTGGCGGCGGCTCCTGGACACTGAAGCGGAGCTGCAGCAGTCCTCCCAGGAGCTGTGTACTTTGCGCTCTCAGCAGGCCAACGAGATGAAGGAG GTGGACAGTTATGTAGAGCATATCCGTGGCCTGCTGCAACAGCGTGAGTGCATAACTGCTGACTATGAAAGAGACAATGAACAACTGCAAAAAGAGCTCCACCGCATCAGACAACAACAAG AGATTCAGAGCAAGGAGCTGGCAGAGATGTTGGCACAGGAAGACCTTGGGGAGATGGGCTTGAGCAGCCCCAGTGAGCAGGTAGCTTACCTACTGGTGGAGAGGGCAACACTCCTGGAGAGGCTTGAGGCTGCTGAGAGAAGGCTGGAGAGGCAGAGCTTGTCTGGCAATGTCAGGGATGTCCAGATACAG GGTCCATCCCAGACTCCTTGGAAGAAGCTGTTTGGGCTGCGCAAGTCTGCtcagaacaaaaacaatattaccCCT GCACACAATGAGGAGCTGTCTCGTGAGCATAATGAACGCCGGCGGCTGGAGCGTGACTTGGAAGAGGCGTCAAGCAGGCTAGAGATGGCTCATCAGGAAATCCGAAGGCTCAACAATGAGCTGGACGTGGCCAAAAGCAACAGCCTAGACCCCTGTG GGTCTGAGCTTCAGGAAACACTCCAAGAACTAGACATTCTGAAGAGAGAAGTGGACAAACTAAAGCAGTGCG atatgaTGAAACTTCAGCAGGCCAAAGACGAACGAGACAGACTAGACGTTGACAACCAAAGTCTCAGGGAGATGGTGTCCTCTTTAGagtctgaaaagaaaaagcttcTCGTGCAG TTGGAAACAAGGCACATGAACAAAGATGCTTCCTTAAAAGAGGATGGGAGGCAAAACGGCAGGTGCAGTGAGCTGCACATGTCTGGCATTTCAACCAAAGATTCTGATCCAACTCACAAACG CTGTCATGCAGCGATCGAGGACAAACAAGTACAGGTGAGAGAGCTGGAGCGTCAACTCCAAAGGCTACGCAAGGagcaggaggagctggaggagaggaatgAGGAGCTGGAGGCTCTACTCGGCGAGGCCCAGAATGCCAGCAAGGAGGAGAGGCTTCGCCATGACGGAGATCTGGAGGGACTACATCGACGG ATCAAAAACCTTGAGGGAGAGCTGAAGAAGCAGGAAACTCAAGAAAAGCTGTTAAAGAATGGCGAAGAGGTCAAAAGCACAGAGTCCTTCTTGCAGCTG CACCTACGGGACAGTGGCCCAGAGAGAATGGCTTTACTGGAAGCTCGACTGACTGAGGAGAAGGACTGGAGGAAACAACTCGAGCTCGACCTCAGTGCTGCTCAGGCtgccttaaaaaaagacaaagag GCTTTGCAGATTGGTGAGAGAGAGCTGAAGAAGCTAAGACTTGAGGTTAACAGTCTCACGACTGAGTGCCAACAAGGGAAAACCCTCATCAAGGGGCTCAACCAAGTCAAGGGGGAAAAGGCAGTTCTGGAGGAGAAG TTAGCCCAGATGGAGCGAGCTCACCGTCGACTTCAGAGTGAGTTGGAGCGTCACAAAGATGCTAATCACACCCAAAAGAACCTCCGGGATAACAGAATACAGGTGGACCAGCTGCAGGAGCAGGCTGAACAGCTGACCAACCAACTAATCAGCCTTCAGAAAGAACACAGCACACTCAG GAATGAAATGGCCTCTGAGCAGCGGCAGGTGGTAGAGCTGCAGGCCAAACTGAGCGACAGCATCCAGAAGAAGCTGGAGGTTGAAGAGGAAAGAGTGAAACTGCAGCTTGAGATACAGCACCTCAAAgagcagctccagcagcatCAGGGACAGCTCTGTTTGGATAATGAAACACTTTGCGGCAACCTGAAGTCACTTCGATCAGAGTCAGCTTTTGGTCCAGTGGAGAAGACCAACGAGAAACGCTTGGATCAG TCCCTGGGCATAGTCCTGAGTCAGAAGGCAGAAGAGGCTAAACATTTGAAGCAGGACCTGCAAAGGGTACAAAGTCTATTCACCTCTGCAGAACGAGAACTGCGCTACGAAAAGGAGAAGAACTTGGACTTGAAGAGGCACAACACCCTGCTGGACAATGAAAAACTCAAG ATTTCTGCAGAGCTGAACCAGGCACAGACAAAGCTGGCCCAGGTGGAGCAGAGTCTTCACACTCAGATGGCTGCATCAGAACGTCAGCAACAAAGAATCAGAGAGTTGGAGCTGGAGCTGGCACGCAATTCAGCTAATCGCAGCGTCGCCAAAAGTCTGCAAGAAGAACTGCAGGCTGAGAGAGCAAAGGTCATTACTGCTGACAAAAAG GTGGTGGAGCTGCAGCAACAGCTCAAGACGACACAACACCGGCTGCACATGGAGGAAGCTCGATCCAGCGAGAGCAGCCGCCTGGAACAGGACAGCAAAGATCTGTCTGACACTTTGACCTCCTTGAGAGCCCAGCAGCAGGAGGACCACATCAAAAG GAAGCTCTTAGagcagcgtgaggaggagCTCCAGCACCAGGTACATTCCCTGAGGTTGAAGGAGGCCTCGCTCACCAGAACCAATGCCGAGCTCAGCCACCGAGCACAACAGATGGAGGCAGAACTTAATAAAGCCCGAGAGGAG ATAAAAGATGATCAAGCCTCTTGTCGCAGACTGAAGGATGATCTAGCGGCCAGTCAGCTAGATTGTGACAGAATGCAGGGAGAGCTCAAGCAAGTTTTCCTGCAATTGAATACATACGTCAG GAAGTACGATGAAAAACAGAGTAGACACAAGAGCAAACTACATCAAGCCAAGCAGGTCTTTCTCCAAGCCACTGCACAGCGGGACAACACCATCCAGAAACTTGAGAATGACTTAGCCCTGGCCACCAGTCTCTTGAACAAG GAAAAGGAGAACATCCATAGTGTAATGGAGGAAAATGAGAAGCTTCtggaagagaggaggaggCTCTTGCTGAAGATAAGTGAGGCGGAGGAACTGGGCAGCAATGGCATGAGGGCAGCATCCACTGTCCAACATAG GGTCATTGTCTTAGAGGCAGAAAACGGGCGACTGCAGGATCAAACTCTAAGGCTGTCCAGTCAGGTCAGTTCCTTGGAGCGTGCCTTGAGGAATGCCCAGTCCTTCAACAGCAATGAG AATTCCAAGAAAGTTTTTTGTGACAGCATCATGCAAACTTCGAATTTAAG CCTCACGTCCAGTTCCTATGACCCTTGGGAGTTATTGGACGCAATCTCCCGCACCAAATGTCAGCATATGTCGGAAGGCACGCGAACATCTGTCTCCACGCAGCAGCCATCAGAACAAGGCTACCTGAACCTCGTCTCCCCATTGCTCCCTCCTGATGCTATCCTGGGAAGTCCAAATAGCAGTGATGACACATGA
- the ccdc30 gene encoding trichohyalin isoform X3 codes for MDHKEVHTELDQISARLQQDGLLPEASPEERQCHLWRRLLDTEAELQQSSQELCTLRSQQANEMKEVDSYVEHIRGLLQQRECITADYERDNEQLQKELHRIRQQQEIQSKELAEMLAQEDLGEMGLSSPSEQVAYLLVERATLLERLEAAERRLERQSLSGNVRDVQIQAHNEELSREHNERRRLERDLEEASSRLEMAHQEIRRLNNELDVAKSNSLDPCGSELQETLQELDILKREVDKLKQCDMMKLQQAKDERDRLDVDNQSLREMVSSLESEKKKLLVQLETRHMNKDASLKEDGRQNGRCSELHMSGISTKDSDPTHKRCHAAIEDKQVQVRELERQLQRLRKEQEELEERNEELEALLGEAQNASKEERLRHDGDLEGLHRRIKNLEGELKKQETQEKLLKNGEEVKSTESFLQLHLRDSGPERMALLEARLTEEKDWRKQLELDLSAAQAALKKDKEALQIGERELKKLRLEVNSLTTECQQGKTLIKGLNQVKGEKAVLEEKLAQMERAHRRLQSELERHKDANHTQKNLRDNRIQVDQLQEQAEQLTNQLISLQKEHSTLRNEMASEQRQVVELQAKLSDSIQKKLEVEEERVKLQLEIQHLKEQLQQHQGQLCLDNETLCGNLKSLRSESAFGPVEKTNEKRLDQSLGIVLSQKAEEAKHLKQDLQRVQSLFTSAERELRYEKEKNLDLKRHNTLLDNEKLKISAELNQAQTKLAQVEQSLHTQMAASERQQQRIRELELELARNSANRSVAKSLQEELQAERAKVITADKKVVELQQQLKTTQHRLHMEEARSSESSRLEQDSKDLSDTLTSLRAQQQEDHIKRKLLEQREEELQHQVHSLRLKEASLTRTNAELSHRAQQMEAELNKAREEIKDDQASCRRLKDDLAASQLDCDRMQGELKQVFLQLNTYVRKYDEKQSRHKSKLHQAKQVFLQATAQRDNTIQKLENDLALATSLLNKEKENIHSVMEENEKLLEERRRLLLKISEAEELGSNGMRAASTVQHRVIVLEAENGRLQDQTLRLSSQVSSLERALRNAQSFNSNENSKKVFCDSIMQTSNLSLTSSSYDPWELLDAISRTKCQHMSEGTRTSVSTQQPSEQGYLNLVSPLLPPDAILGSPNSSDDT; via the exons ATGGACCACAAAGAG GTGCATACAGAGCTGGACCAGATATCCGCACGGCTCCAGCAGGATGGGTTGCTTCCGGAGGCTAGTCCCGAAGAGCGCCAGTGCCACCTTTGGCGGCGGCTCCTGGACACTGAAGCGGAGCTGCAGCAGTCCTCCCAGGAGCTGTGTACTTTGCGCTCTCAGCAGGCCAACGAGATGAAGGAG GTGGACAGTTATGTAGAGCATATCCGTGGCCTGCTGCAACAGCGTGAGTGCATAACTGCTGACTATGAAAGAGACAATGAACAACTGCAAAAAGAGCTCCACCGCATCAGACAACAACAAG AGATTCAGAGCAAGGAGCTGGCAGAGATGTTGGCACAGGAAGACCTTGGGGAGATGGGCTTGAGCAGCCCCAGTGAGCAGGTAGCTTACCTACTGGTGGAGAGGGCAACACTCCTGGAGAGGCTTGAGGCTGCTGAGAGAAGGCTGGAGAGGCAGAGCTTGTCTGGCAATGTCAGGGATGTCCAGATACAG GCACACAATGAGGAGCTGTCTCGTGAGCATAATGAACGCCGGCGGCTGGAGCGTGACTTGGAAGAGGCGTCAAGCAGGCTAGAGATGGCTCATCAGGAAATCCGAAGGCTCAACAATGAGCTGGACGTGGCCAAAAGCAACAGCCTAGACCCCTGTG GGTCTGAGCTTCAGGAAACACTCCAAGAACTAGACATTCTGAAGAGAGAAGTGGACAAACTAAAGCAGTGCG atatgaTGAAACTTCAGCAGGCCAAAGACGAACGAGACAGACTAGACGTTGACAACCAAAGTCTCAGGGAGATGGTGTCCTCTTTAGagtctgaaaagaaaaagcttcTCGTGCAG TTGGAAACAAGGCACATGAACAAAGATGCTTCCTTAAAAGAGGATGGGAGGCAAAACGGCAGGTGCAGTGAGCTGCACATGTCTGGCATTTCAACCAAAGATTCTGATCCAACTCACAAACG CTGTCATGCAGCGATCGAGGACAAACAAGTACAGGTGAGAGAGCTGGAGCGTCAACTCCAAAGGCTACGCAAGGagcaggaggagctggaggagaggaatgAGGAGCTGGAGGCTCTACTCGGCGAGGCCCAGAATGCCAGCAAGGAGGAGAGGCTTCGCCATGACGGAGATCTGGAGGGACTACATCGACGG ATCAAAAACCTTGAGGGAGAGCTGAAGAAGCAGGAAACTCAAGAAAAGCTGTTAAAGAATGGCGAAGAGGTCAAAAGCACAGAGTCCTTCTTGCAGCTG CACCTACGGGACAGTGGCCCAGAGAGAATGGCTTTACTGGAAGCTCGACTGACTGAGGAGAAGGACTGGAGGAAACAACTCGAGCTCGACCTCAGTGCTGCTCAGGCtgccttaaaaaaagacaaagag GCTTTGCAGATTGGTGAGAGAGAGCTGAAGAAGCTAAGACTTGAGGTTAACAGTCTCACGACTGAGTGCCAACAAGGGAAAACCCTCATCAAGGGGCTCAACCAAGTCAAGGGGGAAAAGGCAGTTCTGGAGGAGAAG TTAGCCCAGATGGAGCGAGCTCACCGTCGACTTCAGAGTGAGTTGGAGCGTCACAAAGATGCTAATCACACCCAAAAGAACCTCCGGGATAACAGAATACAGGTGGACCAGCTGCAGGAGCAGGCTGAACAGCTGACCAACCAACTAATCAGCCTTCAGAAAGAACACAGCACACTCAG GAATGAAATGGCCTCTGAGCAGCGGCAGGTGGTAGAGCTGCAGGCCAAACTGAGCGACAGCATCCAGAAGAAGCTGGAGGTTGAAGAGGAAAGAGTGAAACTGCAGCTTGAGATACAGCACCTCAAAgagcagctccagcagcatCAGGGACAGCTCTGTTTGGATAATGAAACACTTTGCGGCAACCTGAAGTCACTTCGATCAGAGTCAGCTTTTGGTCCAGTGGAGAAGACCAACGAGAAACGCTTGGATCAG TCCCTGGGCATAGTCCTGAGTCAGAAGGCAGAAGAGGCTAAACATTTGAAGCAGGACCTGCAAAGGGTACAAAGTCTATTCACCTCTGCAGAACGAGAACTGCGCTACGAAAAGGAGAAGAACTTGGACTTGAAGAGGCACAACACCCTGCTGGACAATGAAAAACTCAAG ATTTCTGCAGAGCTGAACCAGGCACAGACAAAGCTGGCCCAGGTGGAGCAGAGTCTTCACACTCAGATGGCTGCATCAGAACGTCAGCAACAAAGAATCAGAGAGTTGGAGCTGGAGCTGGCACGCAATTCAGCTAATCGCAGCGTCGCCAAAAGTCTGCAAGAAGAACTGCAGGCTGAGAGAGCAAAGGTCATTACTGCTGACAAAAAG GTGGTGGAGCTGCAGCAACAGCTCAAGACGACACAACACCGGCTGCACATGGAGGAAGCTCGATCCAGCGAGAGCAGCCGCCTGGAACAGGACAGCAAAGATCTGTCTGACACTTTGACCTCCTTGAGAGCCCAGCAGCAGGAGGACCACATCAAAAG GAAGCTCTTAGagcagcgtgaggaggagCTCCAGCACCAGGTACATTCCCTGAGGTTGAAGGAGGCCTCGCTCACCAGAACCAATGCCGAGCTCAGCCACCGAGCACAACAGATGGAGGCAGAACTTAATAAAGCCCGAGAGGAG ATAAAAGATGATCAAGCCTCTTGTCGCAGACTGAAGGATGATCTAGCGGCCAGTCAGCTAGATTGTGACAGAATGCAGGGAGAGCTCAAGCAAGTTTTCCTGCAATTGAATACATACGTCAG GAAGTACGATGAAAAACAGAGTAGACACAAGAGCAAACTACATCAAGCCAAGCAGGTCTTTCTCCAAGCCACTGCACAGCGGGACAACACCATCCAGAAACTTGAGAATGACTTAGCCCTGGCCACCAGTCTCTTGAACAAG GAAAAGGAGAACATCCATAGTGTAATGGAGGAAAATGAGAAGCTTCtggaagagaggaggaggCTCTTGCTGAAGATAAGTGAGGCGGAGGAACTGGGCAGCAATGGCATGAGGGCAGCATCCACTGTCCAACATAG GGTCATTGTCTTAGAGGCAGAAAACGGGCGACTGCAGGATCAAACTCTAAGGCTGTCCAGTCAGGTCAGTTCCTTGGAGCGTGCCTTGAGGAATGCCCAGTCCTTCAACAGCAATGAG AATTCCAAGAAAGTTTTTTGTGACAGCATCATGCAAACTTCGAATTTAAG CCTCACGTCCAGTTCCTATGACCCTTGGGAGTTATTGGACGCAATCTCCCGCACCAAATGTCAGCATATGTCGGAAGGCACGCGAACATCTGTCTCCACGCAGCAGCCATCAGAACAAGGCTACCTGAACCTCGTCTCCCCATTGCTCCCTCCTGATGCTATCCTGGGAAGTCCAAATAGCAGTGATGACACATGA
- the ccdc30 gene encoding trichohyalin isoform X4, producing the protein MDHKEVHTELDQISARLQQDGLLPEASPEERQCHLWRRLLDTEAELQQSSQELCTLRSQQANEMKEVDSYVEHIRGLLQQRECITADYERDNEQLQKELHRIRQQQEIQSKELAEMLAQEDLGEMGLSSPSEQVAYLLVERATLLERLEAAERRLERQSLSGNVRDVQIQGPSQTPWKKLFGLRKSAQNKNNITPAHNEELSREHNERRRLERDLEEASSRLEMAHQEIRRLNNELDVAKSNSLDPCGSELQETLQELDILKREVDKLKQCDMMKLQQAKDERDRLDVDNQSLREMVSSLESEKKKLLVQLETRHMNKDASLKEDGRQNGRCSELHMSGISTKDSDPTHKRCHAAIEDKQVQVRELERQLQRLRKEQEELEERNEELEALLGEAQNASKEERLRHDGDLEGLHRRHLRDSGPERMALLEARLTEEKDWRKQLELDLSAAQAALKKDKEALQIGERELKKLRLEVNSLTTECQQGKTLIKGLNQVKGEKAVLEEKLAQMERAHRRLQSELERHKDANHTQKNLRDNRIQVDQLQEQAEQLTNQLISLQKEHSTLRNEMASEQRQVVELQAKLSDSIQKKLEVEEERVKLQLEIQHLKEQLQQHQGQLCLDNETLCGNLKSLRSESAFGPVEKTNEKRLDQSLGIVLSQKAEEAKHLKQDLQRVQSLFTSAERELRYEKEKNLDLKRHNTLLDNEKLKISAELNQAQTKLAQVEQSLHTQMAASERQQQRIRELELELARNSANRSVAKSLQEELQAERAKVITADKKVVELQQQLKTTQHRLHMEEARSSESSRLEQDSKDLSDTLTSLRAQQQEDHIKRKLLEQREEELQHQVHSLRLKEASLTRTNAELSHRAQQMEAELNKAREEIKDDQASCRRLKDDLAASQLDCDRMQGELKQVFLQLNTYVRKYDEKQSRHKSKLHQAKQVFLQATAQRDNTIQKLENDLALATSLLNKEKENIHSVMEENEKLLEERRRLLLKISEAEELGSNGMRAASTVQHRVIVLEAENGRLQDQTLRLSSQVSSLERALRNAQSFNSNENSKKVFCDSIMQTSNLSLTSSSYDPWELLDAISRTKCQHMSEGTRTSVSTQQPSEQGYLNLVSPLLPPDAILGSPNSSDDT; encoded by the exons ATGGACCACAAAGAG GTGCATACAGAGCTGGACCAGATATCCGCACGGCTCCAGCAGGATGGGTTGCTTCCGGAGGCTAGTCCCGAAGAGCGCCAGTGCCACCTTTGGCGGCGGCTCCTGGACACTGAAGCGGAGCTGCAGCAGTCCTCCCAGGAGCTGTGTACTTTGCGCTCTCAGCAGGCCAACGAGATGAAGGAG GTGGACAGTTATGTAGAGCATATCCGTGGCCTGCTGCAACAGCGTGAGTGCATAACTGCTGACTATGAAAGAGACAATGAACAACTGCAAAAAGAGCTCCACCGCATCAGACAACAACAAG AGATTCAGAGCAAGGAGCTGGCAGAGATGTTGGCACAGGAAGACCTTGGGGAGATGGGCTTGAGCAGCCCCAGTGAGCAGGTAGCTTACCTACTGGTGGAGAGGGCAACACTCCTGGAGAGGCTTGAGGCTGCTGAGAGAAGGCTGGAGAGGCAGAGCTTGTCTGGCAATGTCAGGGATGTCCAGATACAG GGTCCATCCCAGACTCCTTGGAAGAAGCTGTTTGGGCTGCGCAAGTCTGCtcagaacaaaaacaatattaccCCT GCACACAATGAGGAGCTGTCTCGTGAGCATAATGAACGCCGGCGGCTGGAGCGTGACTTGGAAGAGGCGTCAAGCAGGCTAGAGATGGCTCATCAGGAAATCCGAAGGCTCAACAATGAGCTGGACGTGGCCAAAAGCAACAGCCTAGACCCCTGTG GGTCTGAGCTTCAGGAAACACTCCAAGAACTAGACATTCTGAAGAGAGAAGTGGACAAACTAAAGCAGTGCG atatgaTGAAACTTCAGCAGGCCAAAGACGAACGAGACAGACTAGACGTTGACAACCAAAGTCTCAGGGAGATGGTGTCCTCTTTAGagtctgaaaagaaaaagcttcTCGTGCAG TTGGAAACAAGGCACATGAACAAAGATGCTTCCTTAAAAGAGGATGGGAGGCAAAACGGCAGGTGCAGTGAGCTGCACATGTCTGGCATTTCAACCAAAGATTCTGATCCAACTCACAAACG CTGTCATGCAGCGATCGAGGACAAACAAGTACAGGTGAGAGAGCTGGAGCGTCAACTCCAAAGGCTACGCAAGGagcaggaggagctggaggagaggaatgAGGAGCTGGAGGCTCTACTCGGCGAGGCCCAGAATGCCAGCAAGGAGGAGAGGCTTCGCCATGACGGAGATCTGGAGGGACTACATCGACGG CACCTACGGGACAGTGGCCCAGAGAGAATGGCTTTACTGGAAGCTCGACTGACTGAGGAGAAGGACTGGAGGAAACAACTCGAGCTCGACCTCAGTGCTGCTCAGGCtgccttaaaaaaagacaaagag GCTTTGCAGATTGGTGAGAGAGAGCTGAAGAAGCTAAGACTTGAGGTTAACAGTCTCACGACTGAGTGCCAACAAGGGAAAACCCTCATCAAGGGGCTCAACCAAGTCAAGGGGGAAAAGGCAGTTCTGGAGGAGAAG TTAGCCCAGATGGAGCGAGCTCACCGTCGACTTCAGAGTGAGTTGGAGCGTCACAAAGATGCTAATCACACCCAAAAGAACCTCCGGGATAACAGAATACAGGTGGACCAGCTGCAGGAGCAGGCTGAACAGCTGACCAACCAACTAATCAGCCTTCAGAAAGAACACAGCACACTCAG GAATGAAATGGCCTCTGAGCAGCGGCAGGTGGTAGAGCTGCAGGCCAAACTGAGCGACAGCATCCAGAAGAAGCTGGAGGTTGAAGAGGAAAGAGTGAAACTGCAGCTTGAGATACAGCACCTCAAAgagcagctccagcagcatCAGGGACAGCTCTGTTTGGATAATGAAACACTTTGCGGCAACCTGAAGTCACTTCGATCAGAGTCAGCTTTTGGTCCAGTGGAGAAGACCAACGAGAAACGCTTGGATCAG TCCCTGGGCATAGTCCTGAGTCAGAAGGCAGAAGAGGCTAAACATTTGAAGCAGGACCTGCAAAGGGTACAAAGTCTATTCACCTCTGCAGAACGAGAACTGCGCTACGAAAAGGAGAAGAACTTGGACTTGAAGAGGCACAACACCCTGCTGGACAATGAAAAACTCAAG ATTTCTGCAGAGCTGAACCAGGCACAGACAAAGCTGGCCCAGGTGGAGCAGAGTCTTCACACTCAGATGGCTGCATCAGAACGTCAGCAACAAAGAATCAGAGAGTTGGAGCTGGAGCTGGCACGCAATTCAGCTAATCGCAGCGTCGCCAAAAGTCTGCAAGAAGAACTGCAGGCTGAGAGAGCAAAGGTCATTACTGCTGACAAAAAG GTGGTGGAGCTGCAGCAACAGCTCAAGACGACACAACACCGGCTGCACATGGAGGAAGCTCGATCCAGCGAGAGCAGCCGCCTGGAACAGGACAGCAAAGATCTGTCTGACACTTTGACCTCCTTGAGAGCCCAGCAGCAGGAGGACCACATCAAAAG GAAGCTCTTAGagcagcgtgaggaggagCTCCAGCACCAGGTACATTCCCTGAGGTTGAAGGAGGCCTCGCTCACCAGAACCAATGCCGAGCTCAGCCACCGAGCACAACAGATGGAGGCAGAACTTAATAAAGCCCGAGAGGAG ATAAAAGATGATCAAGCCTCTTGTCGCAGACTGAAGGATGATCTAGCGGCCAGTCAGCTAGATTGTGACAGAATGCAGGGAGAGCTCAAGCAAGTTTTCCTGCAATTGAATACATACGTCAG GAAGTACGATGAAAAACAGAGTAGACACAAGAGCAAACTACATCAAGCCAAGCAGGTCTTTCTCCAAGCCACTGCACAGCGGGACAACACCATCCAGAAACTTGAGAATGACTTAGCCCTGGCCACCAGTCTCTTGAACAAG GAAAAGGAGAACATCCATAGTGTAATGGAGGAAAATGAGAAGCTTCtggaagagaggaggaggCTCTTGCTGAAGATAAGTGAGGCGGAGGAACTGGGCAGCAATGGCATGAGGGCAGCATCCACTGTCCAACATAG GGTCATTGTCTTAGAGGCAGAAAACGGGCGACTGCAGGATCAAACTCTAAGGCTGTCCAGTCAGGTCAGTTCCTTGGAGCGTGCCTTGAGGAATGCCCAGTCCTTCAACAGCAATGAG AATTCCAAGAAAGTTTTTTGTGACAGCATCATGCAAACTTCGAATTTAAG CCTCACGTCCAGTTCCTATGACCCTTGGGAGTTATTGGACGCAATCTCCCGCACCAAATGTCAGCATATGTCGGAAGGCACGCGAACATCTGTCTCCACGCAGCAGCCATCAGAACAAGGCTACCTGAACCTCGTCTCCCCATTGCTCCCTCCTGATGCTATCCTGGGAAGTCCAAATAGCAGTGATGACACATGA